The DNA segment AACTGGCATCGAAGGGGTTGAGTTTGAAGGCATCGGAAACGCTGATCTCATAGACTTTTTAAAGATAGTCGCAGCTTATAGAAGCGTATTAAAAGAGCTTGAAAAACGCTTTAACGTGATTTCGGCTATTCGTTATATGATAGAAAATCCAGATATTATTTCTAAAAGCTATGTTGAAATTTTTGAAATTTTAAGGGATTATTTACAGGCTCAGGGGCACAATATTTTAAATTCTTACGTCAGCGAAGAAGAAGCGCGAATTTACGTACAAACCGAAAGCGGTCTGGAAGAGCTTTTGGTAAATGAAAATTTATTTACAAATCCGCTCTATGAAGAGGCACTTTATATCAGCCAAAAGATAAAAGAGCGCGGCGTCGAGCTAAAAGGCGACGTGATAGACGTGCTCGAAGAGATCGAAAAAAATGCCAAAAAAGGCGCCTATATACAGCGTTATAAAGGTCTTGGTGAGATGAATCCGGATCAACTGTGGGAAACGACGATGAATCCAGAAAATCGCCGTTTACTAAAAATAAATATAAACGACGCTATCAGCGCCTCGGATACGTTTAATCTCTTTATGGGCGACGAAGTCGAACCGCGAAGAAACTACATACAAGAGCACGCAAAAGACGTGAAACATTTGGACGTGTAAGATGCTAAAATCAGAGCTGAAAGAAAGATCAAACAGATTTAAAACCGCTCTTGAGATTTCTTCGACATTCATTTTTAGTATTATCATTTTAGTTTATATTTTCGTTAAAAAAGACGAAATAGAATTTGACGTTGACGATGTTATTTTGATCACGATTTTGGTTTTGTGTCAGGTTTATTTTACGGCATATAAAATTTATCAAAGCTTTAAAACAAGTATCCTTGATCAGGTTACGAAAGTCTATAATAGAGATGAAATTTTAAGGCTTTTTTCAAAACAAGCTTCCAAATTTAAAGGTAAAAGCAGCGGCAATATGGTGATGTTAAAGATCGAAAATTTAAACGATCTAAATGAGCGTTACAGCTTTGTTAGTACCGATATTTTGCTCAAACGATTAGTCGAGAGGTTGGAAAAATTTCTAAACGAAAAAGTCTCCAAAAATACTCTCATCGGCAGATATTCAAACGAATATTTTTTAATCTTTTGCGAGAGTAAAAGCACCGAACTCATCCACCTTTTAAATATTTTTGAAAAAAGTATTTTAAACGACGGAATTTATAATATCGAACTAAAGATTAAATTTGACGCCATAGACATAAATCACTCGGCGAGCCTTAAAAATTCGATCTCTTATCTCATCCAAAAGCTAAATTTAGATGAGAATGACGACAAAATAGACATCACCGACGATATGGAAAAAGATATCTGTAACTGCATCGATATGCAAAGATTTATTTTTCAAGCTCAGACCGTAAAAAGCCTTCGTTTCGGACAAAATTTGAAAAATATTTTTGTCAAAATTTATACCGACAAACAAGGTCTCGTCTCGAAAACCAAAGTGCAAAATATCGCAAACAAAAACGGCTATGAAGTGCTTTTTGACATAAACGTCATCAAAAAGCTATCCGAGCTTAATTTTAAAGACGAAGAGCCGTTTGTGATCGAAATTTCGTCGGTTTCGATTAGGAATTTAAAATTTATAAACTTTATAAAAGAGTTCGTCGGACTGGATAAAATAGATCCAAGTCATATTATTTTCGAATTTAGCGAGAAACTAGTATATGACGAGATAAATAGATTTAGGGAAATTTTGACGGAGTATAAAAATCTAGGTTTTCGTTTCGCGCTTAATAAATTCGGCGGCAACAACGCGGGCTTTGAATATTTTAAATATTTGCCGATAGATTTTGTTATTTACGATATCGAATTTAACAAAAATATCAAAAACGACAAATTTAAGACGCTGTTTGAAAATCTAAATTTGACCGCAAAAAGAGTAGGGGTAAAATCAATCATCAGATTCGTTGAAGACGAAGAATTTTACAACATTGCAGAGCGCTATCAGACCGACTTCGCGCAGGGCTTTTTCATAGAAAAACCAAAAGAAATTTAAAGGAAAAAAATGCAAGAAAATGAAGTCAGCGAGCCAAAATACGGCGAGAAAATAATAAGCGAATTTGACATAGAAAAAGACCTGGAAATCTGGGAAAACAAGCACGAACGCGACTATAAGATCAAGATCACGCTGCCGGAGTTTTGCTGCCTATGTCCGCGCTCGGGGTATCCTGATTTTGCGACGATTTATCTCGAGTATGTGCCGGCTAAATTCGTCGTCGAGCTAAAAGCGATTAAACTCTATATCAACAGTTTCATGACTCGTAACATCAGCCACGAAGACAGTATAAACGAAATTTACGACGTTTTAGAGCGAAAACTGGCGCCAAAATGGATGAAGATCACGGGCGACTTTAACCCGCGCGGCAACGTCCATACGGTAATCGAAATTTGCTCGGACGAGATAATCAAAAAAACGCAAGAACAAAGCTTTGAAACGCCGAAATTTGAGAAATTTGCGCGAGATAGCGAGCGAAGTTTCGATAGAGGCGGTTACGGAGCACGCGAGTCTAAATTTAGCAAAGACGGCTCTCGCGGTAAGAGTTTCGGAGCCGATAAAAGAGACGCAAAAACCGGCGATAGAAAACCTCGCGCGAGTAAAGATAAATTTGACGACAAACCGCGAAGAACGGGCAGTAAAGAGGGCTTTAAAAAGCCTGAATTTGCCGGCGAAAAGCGCGCTCGCATCGTGAAAAAATCATCGGAAGATAAATGATAAGCGCGCAGCTGATCGAACATATCTTTAAAGCCGCATCCATCTCGCGTTGGAACGACTATCCGAAGATGACGAATTTAGTCGAGCTTGATAAGCAAGCGCATAAATTTATCATCGCGTATTTCATCGCAAAGCTCGAGCGGGACGTCGATATGAACTACATCATCGAGGCCGGTATTTTCGAGTTTCTCGCGCGCGTCGTGGTCACGGATATACGCCCGGACGTGTTTCATCAGATGCAAAAAACCAAAAACGAGCAGATAAACGCCTGGGTGCTTGAGGTCTTAGAAGGGCTCGTAAAAGACGTAGAGGGCGGTAAATTTTTAGAGCGGATGCGCCGCTATCTCACGCACAAAGACAAAGCTCACGCCAAAGAGCGCCTGATCCTAAAAGCCGCTAGCTATCTCGCGACGCGCTGGGAGTTCTCGATCGTTTATCAAACGAGCAAATTTCTAAGCGACATAGACGAGCTAAAAGCGCGCGTGGAGGAGGAGTTGGAGGATTATTACGAGCTAATAGGCGTGCGTAAAATCGTGATGAATCAAAAGCTAGCAAAGCTAGTCGATCTAGCCGGCAGACTGCGCTTTCAAAAGCGCTGGGCGCAGACGCCGCGTATCCCTGAAACGGCGGTTTTAGGCCATATGTTAGTCGTTGCGATTTTGAGTTATTTTTACTCGCTTGAGGTTAAGGCCTGCAAATCAAGGCTAGAAAATAACTTCTTTTGCGCGCTTTTTCACGACCTACCCGAGTCGCTAACGCGCGATATCATTAGCCCCGTAAAATACGGTATCGAAGGGCTAAACGAGATAATTAGCGAATACGAAATGCGCCTGATAGATGAGAAAATTTTGCCTTTCGTGCCTGAAAATTTTAGAGACGAGTTTAGCTATATCCTGGGCATCCGTATGAAAGAGGGCAAATTTATCAAAAACGAGTTTGAAAACAGGATCTGCGAGAAAAAGCCTCTGCATCACGAGGGCACGATGGAGAACGTAAACGAGGATAAATTTAACGCCATCGACGGCAAAGCGCTCAAATTTTGCGACAAGCTCGCTGCGTTTTTTGAGGCTGGGATCTCGATCAGCTA comes from the Campylobacter rectus genome and includes:
- a CDS encoding EAL domain-containing protein, which gives rise to MLKSELKERSNRFKTALEISSTFIFSIIILVYIFVKKDEIEFDVDDVILITILVLCQVYFTAYKIYQSFKTSILDQVTKVYNRDEILRLFSKQASKFKGKSSGNMVMLKIENLNDLNERYSFVSTDILLKRLVERLEKFLNEKVSKNTLIGRYSNEYFLIFCESKSTELIHLLNIFEKSILNDGIYNIELKIKFDAIDINHSASLKNSISYLIQKLNLDENDDKIDITDDMEKDICNCIDMQRFIFQAQTVKSLRFGQNLKNIFVKIYTDKQGLVSKTKVQNIANKNGYEVLFDINVIKKLSELNFKDEEPFVIEISSVSIRNLKFINFIKEFVGLDKIDPSHIIFEFSEKLVYDEINRFREILTEYKNLGFRFALNKFGGNNAGFEYFKYLPIDFVIYDIEFNKNIKNDKFKTLFENLNLTAKRVGVKSIIRFVEDEEFYNIAERYQTDFAQGFFIEKPKEI
- the queF gene encoding preQ(1) synthase, whose product is MQENEVSEPKYGEKIISEFDIEKDLEIWENKHERDYKIKITLPEFCCLCPRSGYPDFATIYLEYVPAKFVVELKAIKLYINSFMTRNISHEDSINEIYDVLERKLAPKWMKITGDFNPRGNVHTVIEICSDEIIKKTQEQSFETPKFEKFARDSERSFDRGGYGARESKFSKDGSRGKSFGADKRDAKTGDRKPRASKDKFDDKPRRTGSKEGFKKPEFAGEKRARIVKKSSEDK
- a CDS encoding HD domain-containing protein translates to MISAQLIEHIFKAASISRWNDYPKMTNLVELDKQAHKFIIAYFIAKLERDVDMNYIIEAGIFEFLARVVVTDIRPDVFHQMQKTKNEQINAWVLEVLEGLVKDVEGGKFLERMRRYLTHKDKAHAKERLILKAASYLATRWEFSIVYQTSKFLSDIDELKARVEEELEDYYELIGVRKIVMNQKLAKLVDLAGRLRFQKRWAQTPRIPETAVLGHMLVVAILSYFYSLEVKACKSRLENNFFCALFHDLPESLTRDIISPVKYGIEGLNEIISEYEMRLIDEKILPFVPENFRDEFSYILGIRMKEGKFIKNEFENRICEKKPLHHEGTMENVNEDKFNAIDGKALKFCDKLAAFFEAGISISYGVKSNELIEGFNNMDKFFQKNQSLDGVNFLKICDDFKEYFSLLQV